The Acidimicrobiales bacterium genomic sequence GGCCTCTGCGCGACCGGCTATACCGCCTGATGGCAAACAACCGGTACAGGTGGTTCGGCAAGCGTGAGACCTGTCGGCTGCCGACACCAGACGAGCGGTCTCGTTTCCTGGGCTGAGCCGATCTGTCAGAGGCGCTACGGTCTCGGCCACAGGAGGTGCTCGTGGTCGAACCCGATCTTCACCGCTTCGACACGCTGAGCCTGCACGCGGGCCAGCGAAGCGACCCGACTACGGGCGCCCGCGCTCAGCCGATCTATTTCACGACGTCATATGAGTTCGACAGCGCGGATGACGCTGCGGCGATGTTCAACCTCGAATCGCCGGGCCACATCTACAGCCGCATATCAAATCCGACGGTCGCGGCTTTCGAAGAGCGGATGGCAGCCCTCGAAGGCGGAGTCGCCGCGCTCGGCACCGCCAGCGGGATGGCGGCAATGCACCTGGCGGTCGCCACGTTGCTGTCGGCCGGCGACCACATCGTGGCGTCGAAGAACATCTACGGCGGCAGCTTCAACATGCTAAGCCTGACCTTGCCCAGGTTCGGTATCGAAACCACCTTCGTCGATCCGCGCGATCCTGCGGCCTTTGCCGGCGCCATCGGGCCCAACACGAAGTTGGTCTTTGCCGAGACGATCGGAAACCCGCGGTGCGAGGTGTTGGACATCGCCGCAATCGCCGAGGTCGCCCATGGCAACTCCGTTCCCTTGATGGTCGACTCGACGTTCGCCACCCCGTACCTGGTGCGGCCCATCGAGCACGGCGCCGACATCGTCATGCACTCGGCAACGAAGTGGATCGGCGGTCACGGAGTGGCGCTGGGCGGCGTCCTGGTCGACGGAGGTCGCTTCGACTGGACCCGATCCGGCAAGTTCCCGACGATGACAGAGCCCTATGCGGGATATCACGGGGTCTGCTTTCACGAGGAGTTCGGCCCGTTGGCGCTGGCCACCAGAGCCAGGGCAGAGGGGTTGCGAGACTTCGGCGCAGCGATGAGCCCCATGAACGCATTCCAACTGTTGCAGGGACTCGAAACGCTGTCGCTGCGAATGGACAAACACGTCTCGAACACCATCACCGTCCTGGACATGCTCGAAAGCAACGACGCTGTCTCGTGGGTGGCCCACCCCAGCCGCGAATCACACCCGGATCACCATCTCGCCCAACGGCTCTTTCCGCGCGGGACGGGCTCGGTGTTCAGTTTCGGCATAGCGGGTGGACGCCCGGCGGGACGCAAGTTCATCGAGTCGTGCCAACTGGCGTCACACGTTGCCAACGTCGGCGACGCCAAGACCTTGGTGATCCATCCAGCCAGCACGACCCATGGCCAGATGACCGCAGACGAACTGACCGCTGCCGGAATCGGCGAGGATCTCATACGGGTGTCGGTTGGCCTGGAGGACCCAACCGACATCGTGTCCGATCTGGCGCGGGCGCTGAAAGCGAGCCAGCGGTGAACTTCGATGTCGATTCCAAGCGGGCCCACGCCGCGACCGGCGGTGTCGAGCCTCGACCCGGCTGGCCACTGGTCGTGTTGGTTCACGGCGCCGGCATGGACTCGACCGTGTGGCAACTACAGACCCGCTATCTGGCCCACCGTGGTGTGGCGGCACTGGCCGTCGATCTTCCAGGTCACGGATTCAGCGAGGGCCCGGCGCTTGCCTCGGTCGCCGAGATGGGCGCATGGCTGGGTCGTTTCATCAAGACCGTCGACATGGGTCAGGCCCTGATCGTCGGACACTCGATGGGAACCTTCGTCGCCCTCGAAACCGCAGCATCGAGGCCCGACCTTGTGAAGGGTCTGGTGCTGATGGGCACAGCGGCGGCCATGCCCGTGCACCCCGATCTGCTGAAGGCCGCCGACAACGATGTGGCTGCGGCCGCTGCCCTGATGGCGGGCTGGAGCCACCACCCCGGGTCGAAGCTGGGGCCCAACCCCAATCCCGGCCAGGCGATGCTGGGGGCCATGCGGGCCCTCGTCGAGATGTCGCCACCGGGGGTTTTGGCGGGCGACCTGTTGGCCTGCGCCTCATACGACGGTGCGCTCGAGGCGGCCGCTGCCGTGCAGGCTCGCGCGACGATCGTGGTTGGTGCCGAGGACAAGATGACGCCTGGGCGCGCTGCCGGACCTCTGATCGAGGCGATGGCGGATACGACGGTGGTGGTGCTCGAACGAGCGGGTCACTCGATGATGTACGAAGACCCTCGCAGGGTCAGCAGCCTGCTGCTGAGCACCGCCAGGGGCCTGGCGGTCTAGTCACCAAAGCCGTCGAACGCTGCCGCGTACTCTTCTTGCGAGAACGAGCGAAACGCAATGAGCGTGCGTGTCGAGATGACTCCGTCGAGCTTGGCGATCCCGTCGGTAACAACTCGGGCGACCCCCTCGTGGTTCGCCACGGCCAGCACCGCAACCAGATCGGCTTCGCCGCCGGCCACGCTGTGGGCCTCGCGAACACCCTTCAGGTTGGCGATCGTCGAAGCCAACCCGGAGATGGCATCGGGGCGGGCCTGGATCAACACGAAGGCGGAGATCATTAGAGCATTGTGCCTTATTCGACGGCCGCAGCGACACGCTGCTTCATTCGACGGCCGCAGCGACACGCTCGAGTGTGGTGGCCATCGACTGGGCGTTGAACGCGGTGCGGTCTTCTACACCCGAGATGGCCGGGCCGCGGGCGATGATCTCGTCTGGGCGCAGGTCGTCCCAAGTCTCGGTGACCCGGCAGCCGTTCTCGGTGGGTTCGATCTGGTAGCCCCAGGTGGCGAAGTGGAACCCTCGCGCCAGAGCGTGAAAGACGAATCGCTCGCCCGGGACACACTCGACGATCTCGCCCTGTGTCGTCCACTCATTGTCGCCATTGCGGTTGTGACCGTCGAACTTGGCTCCGACAGCGGGACCGGTGGCGCCGTCGATCCATTCACACGCGTAACACTCGGGAGACCACTCGCCCATGCGGGTCACGTCGGAGATTGCGTCGAATACGGCTTGGGGGGAGGCAGCGATGTCGCGTGAGACTTCGAGATGGCGTGTCATCACCGGAGCCTATTGCGGGCACCTGTGCCAGCAACAATCGACACGGCGGGCACCTGTGCCAGCAACAATCGACCCGAGCTAGGAGTAGGCGTCGCCCCGTCGGCTCGAAACCACACCGGTGTCGAAACCGGCCAGATGCAGCCCGCCGGCGAAGCGGGCGTGCTCGATCTTCAGGCATCGGTCCATCACCACATCGAGCCCTGCACTGTGGGCGATAGCCGCCGCCTCGTCGCTCGACAGACCTAGTTGAGCCCAGAACACCTTGGCCCCGACCTCGACCGCCTCTCGTGCCACGGCAGGAAGGTCTTCGGGACGACGAAACACGTCCACCATGTCGGGTGCGGCGGGAAGGTCGGCCAGGGACGCGTAGACCCGATGCCCGAGGATCTCGGTTTCGCGGGGGTTCACGAACCACACTTCGAAGTCGTCTGGTCTGCTGAGCAGGTACGTGGCGACGAAGTTGGAGGCACGCGACCGCTTCGAAGACACACCGACCATGGCGACCGCGCGCGTTCTGTCCATGATGGCCTTGCGCTCGCGCGCCGACGGCGGCGTCCAGTCGGTCGATCCTGTGAGCTGGCTCATCGGTTCCTCCCCCTGCCGGTTGCAGCACGCAGACCCTGGTCGAGGTCGTACAGGATGTCGTCCAGGTCTTCCAGACCCACCGATATTCGTACGGTGTCGGCGGCCACACCCGACGCGGTCAGCTGTTCGTCGCTCAGCTGTTGATGAGTGGTCGATGCCGGGTGGATGACAAGCGTCTTTGCGTCGCCGACGTTGGCCAGATGACTGATCATCTCGAGGTTCTCTATGAAGCGCGCACCCCCGTCGCGCCCACCTTCGACGCCGAACGAGAAGATGGCTCCCGGGCCCTCGGGCATGTATCGCATGGCGCGCTCGTGCCACGGCGAGGAGGACAGGCCCGAGTAGGCGACCCACGTGACCCGATCGTCGCTGTCGAGCCATTCGGCGACCGCTCGAGCGTTGGCTACGTGCTGACGCATGCGCAGGGGCAGGGTCTCCAGACCCTGCAGAAGCATGAACGCGTTGAACGGCGACAAGCTTGCACCGATGTCGCGCAGTTGCTCGACCCTGACCTTGGTGCAGAACGCATACTCGCCGAAGTTCTCGGTGAAGCGCAGCCCGTTGTAGCTGTCGACCGGCTCGGTGAAGTGGGGGAACCGGCCGTTGGCCCAATCGAATGTGCCCGACTCGACTATGACGCCCCCGATGGACGTGCCATGGCCGCCAATGAACTTGGTGGCGGAGTGCACCACCACGTCGGCCCCGAACTCGATGGGTCGGCACAGGTAGGGCGACGAGAAAGTGGCGTCGACGACCAGGGGCAGACCGTTTCGGTGGGCCATCTCTGCCATCGCTTCGAGGTCGGCCACCGCACCGCTGGGGTTGGCGATTATCTCCGTGTAGACGAGCTTGGTGTTGTCGTCGATGTACTTCTCGAAGTCGGCGGCGTCGTGTGAGGCGACGAAGCGGGCGTCTACGCCGAGGCGCCGAAGGGTGATGTCGAATTGGGTCACCGTGCCGCCGTACAGCGAAGCCGATGCCACGAAGTTGTCGCCCGAATCGCACAGCGAGGTGATCGTGAGGAACTCGGCCGCAAGACCCGACGATGTGGCCACCGCCCCGATGCCGCCTTCCAGCGAGGCCATCCGCTCTTCGAAGGCGGCGACGGTGGGGTTCGAGATGCGACTGTAGATCGTGCCGTATTTCTGCAGCGCGAACAGGTCGGCTGCGTCTGCTGTGTCCTCGAACACGAAGCTCGTCGACTGGTAAATCGGCACGGCCCGGGCGCCGGTTGTGGGGTCGGGACGCCCGCCCGCGTGAAGCGAACGGGTCGCGAATCCCCAACTGTGGTCGTTCACTAGTGCTCCGATCGACGTCGCGGCCCGGCCTCGATCATCGCACGCGGCCCGCCCGGCCGCGAAGACGTCGGGCCGGGGCGGCTAGGTCAGATCGGTACCGCAGAACGAGAACGCAACCGAGTTGGGGTTGGACGTGTCGCCGGTTACGACCGAGTAGTGCAGGATGACCACCCGCCCAGGGCTATCGACCGTGAACGAGAGTTCACCAAGACCCACCGGAGTGGGCCCATAGATCGTGTCACCCACCTGGACGTAGACCTGTTCGTGCGGCTGCCCTGGCGAGCTATCGGGCTCGTTTGTGACGATTCGGATGAACGAACCCGCCTGGGCGTCGAGGCCGCTGTCCCAACGGTCGATCTTGCCGGCCCACATGAGCGGTCCGGCTATGTCGGGCACACAAGCGGGAGGCCGAACGACGCCGGTGTAGTGGCTGGGGTCTGCGTCGCTGACAGGCAGCAGGCTCGTACCAGCCACAAGCGGCACGGCGGTGACGCTACCGACGTTGGCATAGGCGCCCTCGATTGCGGTACCAGTCCATACGCAGCTGTCGGATTCGCCTGCCCCCAGCGACGCGATGGTGCAAACCAGCCCCTCGACGTCGTCGGTGACAGCGATGTCGGTCAGGGTGACATTGCCCGAGTTGGTCACT encodes the following:
- a CDS encoding O-acetylhomoserine aminocarboxypropyltransferase, which encodes MVEPDLHRFDTLSLHAGQRSDPTTGARAQPIYFTTSYEFDSADDAAAMFNLESPGHIYSRISNPTVAAFEERMAALEGGVAALGTASGMAAMHLAVATLLSAGDHIVASKNIYGGSFNMLSLTLPRFGIETTFVDPRDPAAFAGAIGPNTKLVFAETIGNPRCEVLDIAAIAEVAHGNSVPLMVDSTFATPYLVRPIEHGADIVMHSATKWIGGHGVALGGVLVDGGRFDWTRSGKFPTMTEPYAGYHGVCFHEEFGPLALATRARAEGLRDFGAAMSPMNAFQLLQGLETLSLRMDKHVSNTITVLDMLESNDAVSWVAHPSRESHPDHHLAQRLFPRGTGSVFSFGIAGGRPAGRKFIESCQLASHVANVGDAKTLVIHPASTTHGQMTADELTAAGIGEDLIRVSVGLEDPTDIVSDLARALKASQR
- a CDS encoding alpha/beta hydrolase translates to MNFDVDSKRAHAATGGVEPRPGWPLVVLVHGAGMDSTVWQLQTRYLAHRGVAALAVDLPGHGFSEGPALASVAEMGAWLGRFIKTVDMGQALIVGHSMGTFVALETAASRPDLVKGLVLMGTAAAMPVHPDLLKAADNDVAAAAALMAGWSHHPGSKLGPNPNPGQAMLGAMRALVEMSPPGVLAGDLLACASYDGALEAAAAVQARATIVVGAEDKMTPGRAAGPLIEAMADTTVVVLERAGHSMMYEDPRRVSSLLLSTARGLAV
- a CDS encoding Lrp/AsnC ligand binding domain-containing protein; amino-acid sequence: MISAFVLIQARPDAISGLASTIANLKGVREAHSVAGGEADLVAVLAVANHEGVARVVTDGIAKLDGVISTRTLIAFRSFSQEEYAAAFDGFGD
- a CDS encoding SRPBCC family protein — encoded protein: MTRHLEVSRDIAASPQAVFDAISDVTRMGEWSPECYACEWIDGATGPAVGAKFDGHNRNGDNEWTTQGEIVECVPGERFVFHALARGFHFATWGYQIEPTENGCRVTETWDDLRPDEIIARGPAISGVEDRTAFNAQSMATTLERVAAAVE
- a CDS encoding CoA-binding protein encodes the protein MSQLTGSTDWTPPSARERKAIMDRTRAVAMVGVSSKRSRASNFVATYLLSRPDDFEVWFVNPRETEILGHRVYASLADLPAAPDMVDVFRRPEDLPAVAREAVEVGAKVFWAQLGLSSDEAAAIAHSAGLDVVMDRCLKIEHARFAGGLHLAGFDTGVVSSRRGDAYS
- a CDS encoding O-acetylhomoserine aminocarboxypropyltransferase/cysteine synthase family protein, with product MNDHSWGFATRSLHAGGRPDPTTGARAVPIYQSTSFVFEDTADAADLFALQKYGTIYSRISNPTVAAFEERMASLEGGIGAVATSSGLAAEFLTITSLCDSGDNFVASASLYGGTVTQFDITLRRLGVDARFVASHDAADFEKYIDDNTKLVYTEIIANPSGAVADLEAMAEMAHRNGLPLVVDATFSSPYLCRPIEFGADVVVHSATKFIGGHGTSIGGVIVESGTFDWANGRFPHFTEPVDSYNGLRFTENFGEYAFCTKVRVEQLRDIGASLSPFNAFMLLQGLETLPLRMRQHVANARAVAEWLDSDDRVTWVAYSGLSSSPWHERAMRYMPEGPGAIFSFGVEGGRDGGARFIENLEMISHLANVGDAKTLVIHPASTTHQQLSDEQLTASGVAADTVRISVGLEDLDDILYDLDQGLRAATGRGRNR